AGCATTTTTCTCATCAATGATGATTTCTTCAGATTCCATTTTGTGCTTGGAAAGATCTTCAACCTCGATCGGGTTAAATGTTCCCAGACCTACGTGAAGAGTTACTTCTGCAAAATCGATTCCTTTGATCTCCAATCTCTTCATCAGATGTTTGGAGAAGTGTAATCCTGCAGTCGGTGCTGCTACTGCTCCTTCTACTTTTGCATAGATCGTCTGGTATCTTTCAGCATCTTCGGGCTCTACAGCTCTTTTGATATATTTTGGCAGCGGAGTTTCTCCTAATTCTTTTAATTTTGTTCTGAACTCTTCATAAGAACCATCGAATAAGAATCTTAAAGTTCTTCCTCTTGAAGTGGTATTATCGATAACCTCAGCTACCAAAGATTCATCTTCTGTAAAGAACAATTTGTTTCCAATTCTGATTTTTCTTGCAGGATCTACCAATACGTCCCAAACACGTGTTTCTTTATCAAGCTCTCTTAAAAGGAATACCTCAATCTTAGCACCTGTCTTTTCTTTATTTCCATAAAGACGCGCAGGGAAAACTTTAGTATTATTGAAAATAAACAAGTCCTTCTCATCGAAATAATCCACTACATCTTTAAACAACTTGTGTTCTATAGTTTCGGTTTTTCTGTTAAGAACCATAAGTCTGGCATCATCTCTATGCTCGGACGGGTGTTCTGCCAATAGTTCATCAGGAAGGTCAAAATTAAAATCGGATGTTTTCATTTTTTTAAATTACGGTTTAAAAATTATTGAAATTACTGGTGTAATTTTCGGTGTGCAAATATACGACATTGAACACCCCTTTGTCAAGCTTTATTTGATAAAGCTGTCAAATGGTTAATAATTACTATGTATTTTGGTCTGAAAAAGATGTAATTTGGTCGCACAAAATTGATTAATTATGAGCAAATATTCGTTAGAATCATTCATTAAAGAAACCAAAGAAAATCCTGAAGAGCGGGACTATTTTGAACTTGAAAAACCTCAGCTTTTAGAGATAAACCTTACCAATCAATCGGTTTGGACTAAAAGGGGAAGTATGGTGGGCTACATCGGAAATATAAATTTTGAAAGGCAAGGTATGCTTGCAGGAGGTATCGGAAATCTTCTGAAAAAAGCAATCAGTGGTGAAGGTACGAGATTAATGAAGGCAGAAGGCACAGGAAAACTGTATGTAGCTGATTCAGGAAAAAAAGTACGTATCCTTTACCTGAATAATGAAGCATTGTGTGTGAATGGCAACGATGTCCTGGCCCATGAACAAAGTATAAAAAGTGATATTACCATGCTTAAAAGTATTGCAGGAATGCTGTCGGGTGGATTATTTCAGGTAAAACTTTCCGGAACGGGACATGTGGCTATTACAACCCACGGAGAACCTTTAACGCTTATGGTAACTCCTGAAAACCCTGTTTTCACAGATCCTAATGCCACAGTTGCATGGTCCGGGAATTTAACTCCTGAACTTAAAACGAATGTTTCTTTTAAAAGCCTGATGGGTAGAGGAAGTGGTGAAGAATTTCAGATGAAGTTTTCAGGAAACGGATGGGTTCTTATCCAGCCCTATGAAGAAGTATATGCGATCGAAAAATAATAATGTCCACAATCGGCTATAAACAAAATTAACTTCATATTTTTATTAAGCTTTAACGCCGAAGTAAAATGAAAAATCTTTTAAAAATATTTTTTGCACTGATTCTTCTTCCCAATTTGGCAACTGCCCAATCGTCAAAGAAAAACTATCAATACAATATCGATCTTATTCATACGGATAATGACCAGGTGACGGTTTCTTTTACTCCACCTAAAAATAAGCTGGAAAAAGGTAAGTTTATTATACCCAAACTCGTTCCCGGATTTTATCAGCCCCTGAATTTCGGGCAATATGTTTCCGATGTTACAGCAATCGATAAAAAAGGGAAAAAAGTGGTTACGGAACGCTTAGATACCAACAGCTGGTTAATCCACGATCTCAGGCATGTAAAAAAGATATCCTATCGTGTTGCTGATGGCTGGGATTCCCTAAAGGAGCATACAGAAGGAGCAAAGTCAGCAGGAAGTACTTTTAAAAAAGACAGTGTTTTTGTGATCAATTATAATTCATTGGTAGGTTACTTTGAGGAAATAAAGGATAAACCATATGAAATCAGCATTAAGAAAAATAAAGATTTTTATGCTTCTTCTGCATTGGATTACAA
The sequence above is drawn from the Chryseobacterium daecheongense genome and encodes:
- the queA gene encoding tRNA preQ1(34) S-adenosylmethionine ribosyltransferase-isomerase QueA, which encodes MKTSDFNFDLPDELLAEHPSEHRDDARLMVLNRKTETIEHKLFKDVVDYFDEKDLFIFNNTKVFPARLYGNKEKTGAKIEVFLLRELDKETRVWDVLVDPARKIRIGNKLFFTEDESLVAEVIDNTTSRGRTLRFLFDGSYEEFRTKLKELGETPLPKYIKRAVEPEDAERYQTIYAKVEGAVAAPTAGLHFSKHLMKRLEIKGIDFAEVTLHVGLGTFNPIEVEDLSKHKMESEEIIIDEKNAAIINRAVEGHRRVCAVGTTTMRALETSVSSNKKISAFNGWTNKFIYPPHEFGVANSMITNFHTPKSTLIMMIAAFAGRDFVMHAYEEAVKEKYKFYSYGDAMLIL
- a CDS encoding AIM24 family protein, giving the protein MSKYSLESFIKETKENPEERDYFELEKPQLLEINLTNQSVWTKRGSMVGYIGNINFERQGMLAGGIGNLLKKAISGEGTRLMKAEGTGKLYVADSGKKVRILYLNNEALCVNGNDVLAHEQSIKSDITMLKSIAGMLSGGLFQVKLSGTGHVAITTHGEPLTLMVTPENPVFTDPNATVAWSGNLTPELKTNVSFKSLMGRGSGEEFQMKFSGNGWVLIQPYEEVYAIEK